One genomic region from Dehalobacter restrictus DSM 9455 encodes:
- a CDS encoding SDH family Clp fold serine proteinase encodes MNDQKRKVLLEEIEKIRHSKVIVYFSYTPLDDGILVPLYQELNKIGKTQKIDLFLHSYGGAVDTPYKVVMLIREFCEEFSVIVPFSAKSAASMIVLGADEVVMGPISELGPIDPLVKHPLYKDFWIPVQALRCCFEYIEELIENNSNTEVSEIIVNSVLNKLDPWLIGDYEKALKASRQYAESLLSKYMLKNDKEKVKAVTQNLTNGYFSHGYPIGRAEAKEMGICVTEATGELWELIWELYLVYQSMFSGENACNFSLSTIG; translated from the coding sequence TTGAATGACCAAAAAAGGAAAGTGTTATTGGAAGAAATAGAAAAGATACGGCATTCCAAAGTTATTGTCTATTTTTCTTATACACCTCTCGACGATGGAATCCTGGTTCCGTTGTATCAAGAATTGAATAAAATTGGAAAAACCCAAAAAATTGACCTCTTCTTGCACAGCTATGGCGGCGCGGTTGATACACCCTATAAGGTTGTCATGCTGATCAGGGAATTTTGTGAAGAGTTTTCAGTCATCGTTCCTTTTTCAGCGAAATCAGCAGCTTCAATGATTGTTCTGGGAGCGGATGAAGTTGTGATGGGCCCAATATCCGAGCTGGGACCGATAGATCCACTGGTCAAGCATCCATTGTATAAGGACTTCTGGATACCGGTGCAGGCCCTGCGCTGCTGCTTCGAATATATTGAAGAACTCATCGAAAACAACTCGAATACGGAGGTCTCTGAGATCATCGTCAATTCGGTTTTGAATAAACTTGATCCGTGGCTGATTGGGGATTATGAGAAAGCCTTAAAGGCTTCCAGACAATATGCCGAATCCCTGCTTTCCAAATATATGCTGAAAAATGATAAGGAAAAGGTGAAAGCGGTCACGCAAAACCTTACAAACGGTTATTTTTCGCACGGTTATCCGATAGGCCGGGCCGAAGCCAAAGAGATGGGCATTTGCGTAACTGAGGCTACAGGAGAACTGTGGGAATTAATCTGGGAATTATATCTTGTCTATCAATCCATGTTTTCTGGCGAAAATGCTTGTAATTTTTCTCTTTCTACGATAGGATGA
- the tatC gene encoding twin-arginine translocase subunit TatC, producing MQRRKKRNLEMSLMGHVKELRKVLLISLYAIAIGTVIGYIFSDYVYGFLAEPVTGMAGVSFITTTPMEPIMVKLQISVVTGIIIALPVVLWQIWSFILPGLKKNERKYLYYIVASSFILFIAGAAFAYYLVLPVCLKFLLLAGGGAVDSTPFVTKSSYLKFILTFMGTFGAVFQLPVVLLFLMRTGHLSPKTLAKFRKWAFFAIIILTVVVSPTPDLLTQLLMAGPIYMLYELSIWLGYLITRKKKELQPSEAEEGGGQNQ from the coding sequence GTGCAACGCAGGAAAAAAAGAAACTTAGAAATGAGCCTTATGGGACATGTTAAAGAATTAAGAAAAGTACTTCTTATTTCTTTGTATGCGATTGCTATCGGAACGGTCATCGGGTATATTTTCAGCGACTATGTATACGGTTTTCTGGCAGAGCCTGTCACTGGGATGGCTGGAGTAAGTTTTATTACCACAACCCCGATGGAGCCGATTATGGTAAAGCTGCAAATATCGGTAGTAACCGGTATCATTATTGCCCTTCCAGTTGTGTTGTGGCAGATCTGGAGCTTTATACTTCCAGGTCTCAAAAAAAATGAACGTAAGTATCTTTACTATATCGTTGCTTCATCGTTTATTCTTTTTATTGCCGGCGCCGCTTTTGCCTACTATCTTGTTTTGCCGGTCTGTTTGAAGTTTCTGTTGCTTGCAGGAGGAGGAGCCGTAGATTCTACGCCTTTTGTGACCAAATCCTCTTATCTGAAATTTATTTTAACGTTTATGGGGACTTTCGGAGCAGTATTCCAACTGCCGGTTGTGCTGCTTTTCCTGATGAGAACCGGACATCTGTCTCCAAAAACGCTTGCCAAATTTCGCAAATGGGCTTTCTTTGCCATTATTATACTTACCGTAGTTGTATCCCCGACACCGGATCTCTTAACTCAGCTACTGATGGCAGGCCCAATATACATGCTTTATGAACTAAGTATATGGTTGGGCTATCTCATTACGAGAAAGAAAAAAGAACTTCAGCCTTCCGAAGCCGAAGAGGGAGGGGGACAGAACCAATGA
- the cax gene encoding calcium/proton exchanger: MAVSALGLVQSKPAGTYIRGTAARRDYNILAYSKGTKKVKILRYMLIFVPITFVGEFLHWEPTLMFVLTALAIIPLAALMGEATEEISFYSGPKIGGFLNATFGNATELIISFFALKAGLFEVVKASIAGSVIGNILLVLGASMLLGGIKYKSQHFNQKVIDNSASMLLFAVIGLTIPAIFMHTLDPALLSTRYEGLSVIVAVIMILIYILSLVFSFYTHKDIYSVDHSQESSPKWSIKKAIAVLVGATVLIGLESEFLVSAVEPMSEAIGLSEFFVGIILIPIIGNAAEHSTAIVMALKNKMDVAVEIAIGSSLQIILFVTPVLIFLSLLFTPMSIVFNEFELVALVFSVLIANRVATDGESNWMEGVQLLAVYLIIAVAFFVL; the protein is encoded by the coding sequence ATGGCAGTTAGCGCTTTGGGTCTTGTACAATCAAAACCGGCTGGAACTTATATTCGCGGAACTGCAGCCCGGAGGGACTATAATATTCTAGCATATTCGAAAGGAACGAAAAAAGTGAAGATTTTACGTTACATGCTCATATTTGTACCGATCACTTTTGTAGGTGAATTTCTGCACTGGGAACCAACCCTGATGTTTGTCTTGACAGCACTGGCCATTATCCCTTTGGCTGCGCTGATGGGCGAAGCGACAGAGGAAATTTCCTTCTATTCAGGGCCCAAGATAGGTGGGTTTCTGAATGCAACGTTTGGCAATGCAACAGAACTGATTATTTCTTTCTTTGCGTTAAAAGCAGGTCTTTTTGAGGTTGTCAAAGCATCCATTGCCGGATCGGTCATCGGTAATATTTTACTCGTGCTGGGTGCCAGCATGCTCTTGGGCGGAATCAAATACAAGTCCCAGCATTTTAACCAAAAGGTTATTGACAACAGTGCCAGCATGCTGTTATTTGCAGTTATTGGTTTAACGATTCCGGCTATTTTCATGCATACGCTGGATCCGGCACTCCTGAGTACGCGTTATGAGGGACTCAGTGTCATTGTCGCAGTCATCATGATTCTCATCTACATTTTGAGCTTAGTCTTTTCTTTTTACACGCACAAAGATATTTATTCGGTCGACCACTCCCAGGAAAGCTCTCCAAAGTGGTCCATCAAAAAAGCAATTGCCGTTTTGGTCGGAGCCACTGTGCTGATCGGACTGGAGAGTGAGTTCCTGGTCAGTGCTGTTGAGCCAATGTCGGAAGCGATCGGGCTAAGCGAATTTTTCGTCGGTATTATCCTTATTCCGATCATTGGTAATGCTGCTGAACACAGCACGGCGATTGTCATGGCACTGAAAAATAAAATGGATGTCGCTGTTGAGATTGCAATCGGGTCAAGCCTGCAGATCATCTTGTTTGTTACGCCTGTATTGATTTTCCTGAGTTTGCTGTTTACACCGATGAGTATTGTTTTTAATGAATTTGAACTTGTAGCCCTTGTCTTTTCGGTTTTGATTGCCAACAGGGTAGCGACAGATGGCGAATCAAACTGGATGGAAGGGGTTCAGCTGCTAGCAGTATATTTGATTATTGCTGTGGCGTTCTTTGTTTTGTAG
- a CDS encoding polyprenyl synthetase family protein gives MKRQKLFREINADLKKVEKELDKFLNVDDPMFSQTCLYLLQAGGKRLRPSFTLLAGKFFDYRFEKLLPVTMAVELIHMATLIHDDVVDASLTRRGRPTLTAGWGNTVSMATGDYLLAKALELIVKIDNPAVSSILADVCIEMCQGEIQQIKSSYDTTQTLKQYLYRIQRKTALLIGLCCKLGAKVSNANPRQIWLMSKYGNYLGLAFQIVDDILDITANPKELGKPVGGDIRQGIITLPMIFALKDSSQKERLKDLLGRKTKTDAEVAEAIQLIIQAGGIDKSRKIVEQYIDKAKANLQELPDVPAKDALIELANYMGERSY, from the coding sequence TTGAAACGTCAGAAATTATTTAGAGAAATCAATGCAGATCTTAAAAAAGTAGAAAAGGAACTTGATAAATTTCTTAATGTCGATGATCCTATGTTTTCGCAAACTTGTCTTTACCTTCTACAAGCTGGCGGAAAAAGGTTACGTCCGAGTTTTACGCTTCTTGCCGGAAAATTTTTTGACTACCGGTTTGAGAAGCTTCTTCCTGTTACAATGGCCGTGGAACTTATACATATGGCAACATTGATTCACGACGATGTCGTTGATGCATCCCTTACCCGCCGAGGACGTCCAACCCTGACCGCAGGCTGGGGAAATACCGTATCGATGGCAACAGGGGACTATCTGCTTGCGAAGGCCCTAGAACTGATTGTGAAGATTGATAATCCCGCGGTATCCAGCATCTTGGCTGATGTCTGTATTGAGATGTGTCAGGGGGAAATTCAGCAAATTAAGTCTTCCTATGATACAACGCAAACCTTGAAGCAGTATCTCTACCGTATTCAGCGAAAAACAGCACTGCTGATCGGTTTATGCTGCAAATTAGGCGCCAAGGTATCCAATGCCAATCCGAGGCAGATATGGCTGATGAGTAAATACGGCAATTACCTTGGTCTCGCGTTTCAAATTGTTGATGATATTCTTGATATAACTGCAAATCCCAAAGAATTGGGAAAACCGGTCGGAGGAGATATCCGCCAGGGGATCATTACCCTGCCGATGATTTTTGCATTGAAGGATTCTTCACAGAAAGAAAGATTAAAGGATCTTTTGGGGCGGAAGACGAAAACGGATGCTGAAGTAGCTGAGGCAATCCAGCTGATCATCCAGGCAGGCGGAATCGATAAATCAAGAAAAATTGTCGAGCAGTATATCGACAAAGCCAAAGCAAACCTCCAGGAACTTCCCGATGTTCCGGCCAAGGATGCTTTAATCGAGTTGGCTAATTACATGGGTGAGCGAAGTTACTAA
- a CDS encoding CBS domain-containing protein gives MKNIAFFLIPKKDVIFLKKNATMRQALERMEYHGYAAIPLVDSKGHYAGTVTEGDLLWKLKNTPDLTFGNTEKIHLDEIEQRTQNAAVSINAQINDLISRAIQQNFVPVIDDQGIFIGIVRRREIIEYCAKLLNENNLRII, from the coding sequence ATGAAAAATATTGCATTTTTTCTTATCCCGAAAAAAGATGTCATCTTTCTTAAAAAAAATGCTACGATGCGTCAGGCGCTTGAACGTATGGAGTACCACGGATATGCAGCAATCCCTCTGGTGGATTCCAAAGGGCATTACGCGGGAACAGTAACGGAGGGGGACCTCCTTTGGAAGCTCAAAAACACCCCTGATCTGACGTTCGGCAACACGGAAAAAATACACCTTGATGAGATTGAACAACGCACCCAGAATGCAGCCGTTTCGATCAATGCTCAGATCAATGATCTCATTTCCAGGGCGATCCAGCAGAATTTTGTTCCCGTGATTGACGATCAGGGAATTTTTATTGGGATCGTCCGACGCCGCGAAATTATCGAATATTGTGCCAAGCTGCTAAATGAAAATAATCTTAGAATCATATAA
- the safA gene encoding SafA/ExsA family spore coat assembly protein: protein MKKNIVNRNVIIPVLGSLFLLCGPGQVFAQSTQYSVQAGDSMWKIAVRYEIGLSELAQANPQIQNLRLIYPGQKVFIPNVDSIKALETEVIRLVNVERSKKGLQQLKQNWEVCRVARYKSQDMIDKGYFAHESPTYGSPFKMMESFGIRFSAAAENIAYGQQTPQEVMNSWMNSAGHRSNILSPSYLEIGVGAAKDSEGNIHWTQMFIKPL from the coding sequence ATGAAAAAAAATATAGTCAATCGGAATGTTATCATTCCTGTTCTAGGGTCGTTATTTTTGTTGTGTGGCCCTGGACAAGTTTTTGCTCAATCGACCCAGTATAGCGTTCAGGCCGGAGACAGTATGTGGAAAATTGCAGTACGGTATGAAATTGGATTAAGCGAATTAGCCCAGGCCAACCCGCAAATCCAAAATCTGAGACTGATCTACCCCGGACAGAAGGTTTTTATCCCGAATGTTGACAGCATTAAAGCCCTGGAGACGGAAGTAATCCGGCTTGTCAATGTAGAACGGTCTAAAAAAGGATTGCAGCAGCTGAAACAAAATTGGGAAGTATGCAGGGTCGCAAGATACAAATCACAAGATATGATCGACAAAGGATACTTTGCCCACGAGTCTCCGACCTACGGGTCTCCTTTTAAAATGATGGAGTCTTTTGGCATCAGATTTTCAGCTGCGGCGGAGAATATCGCTTATGGTCAGCAAACACCGCAGGAAGTCATGAACAGCTGGATGAATTCTGCCGGCCATCGCAGTAATATCCTAAGCCCGTCCTATCTGGAAATAGGTGTTGGAGCTGCAAAGGATAGTGAAGGCAATATTCACTGGACCCAAATGTTTATAAAGCCGCTGTAA
- a CDS encoding acyltransferase family protein: MTRDDIQLKDDLMTVQGITAEENDNRIIWLDVMKGIGILSVVWGHAGHPYSFLMFFFHMPLFFFISGYLYRSAGAGTPLQYLVRRSKQLLVPYVFYIVLITVFLAVLSALKGQSANINWTALVLGGSKLEGAYGAFWFVTCLFFVQIFFDFVIRKIRPRWLVVLVIAACFVFAFWESRFHQDFFVPWNMDVAFFGIVFYALGFLFKQKNGW; this comes from the coding sequence GTGACAAGGGACGATATTCAGCTGAAGGATGATTTGATGACAGTGCAGGGAATTACCGCGGAAGAAAATGATAACCGGATCATTTGGCTGGATGTGATGAAAGGAATCGGAATACTGAGCGTCGTCTGGGGACATGCCGGTCATCCGTATTCTTTTTTGATGTTCTTCTTTCATATGCCTTTGTTTTTCTTTATCAGCGGCTATCTGTATCGATCTGCCGGGGCTGGGACACCATTGCAATATCTCGTCCGGCGGTCAAAACAGCTCCTGGTCCCTTATGTATTCTATATAGTTCTGATTACGGTATTCCTGGCCGTTTTAAGTGCGCTTAAAGGCCAATCGGCCAATATCAACTGGACAGCTTTGGTTCTGGGCGGAAGCAAGCTGGAAGGCGCTTACGGAGCCTTCTGGTTTGTGACCTGCTTATTCTTTGTCCAGATATTCTTTGACTTCGTCATCCGGAAGATTCGTCCAAGGTGGCTTGTCGTGCTGGTGATCGCAGCATGTTTTGTTTTTGCCTTCTGGGAGTCACGCTTTCACCAAGATTTCTTTGTTCCCTGGAATATGGATGTAGCCTTTTTTGGAATCGTTTTCTATGCGCTGGGTTTCCTTTTTAAACAAAAAAATGGCTGGTAA
- a CDS encoding Sec-independent protein translocase subunit TatA/TatB encodes MSMTEIALILVIAVILFGPDDLPVVARTLGKMIFKVRKFTDEVTREFKSTLSAPNGLIENALKDYPPKDHPPEDKPAQSKKIAEDEELLSYQEIEESSPDKQVNQKDMQAGE; translated from the coding sequence ATGAGTATGACTGAAATTGCGCTGATATTGGTCATCGCTGTCATTCTATTTGGTCCGGATGATTTGCCCGTTGTGGCGAGGACTTTGGGCAAAATGATATTTAAGGTACGGAAATTCACCGATGAAGTCACCAGAGAATTTAAGAGTACACTTAGTGCTCCCAACGGTCTAATTGAAAATGCTCTTAAAGACTATCCTCCTAAAGACCATCCTCCTGAAGATAAACCGGCTCAGTCTAAAAAAATAGCGGAAGATGAAGAGCTTCTTTCCTATCAGGAAATTGAGGAATCGTCTCCCGATAAACAAGTGAATCAGAAAGACATGCAAGCGGGTGAATAA
- the tatA gene encoding twin-arginine translocase TatA/TatE family subunit yields MQPIFGMIAPMTLVIVLVVVLIIFGPGKLPELGKAMGKGIKEFKSATDDLEDSVKGTKDSSEEKKEG; encoded by the coding sequence GTGCAACCTATTTTTGGAATGATTGCTCCCATGACATTAGTCATCGTTTTAGTCGTTGTGTTGATCATTTTTGGCCCGGGGAAACTTCCTGAATTGGGTAAAGCTATGGGCAAAGGCATTAAAGAGTTTAAGTCTGCGACCGATGATCTGGAAGACAGCGTCAAAGGAACCAAGGATTCGTCTGAAGAGAAGAAAGAAGGATAA
- a CDS encoding epoxyqueuosine reductase QueH, which translates to MSKEKILIHACCATCAGYVLEQLSADFTPVIYYCNPNIHPEEEYVLRSSELQKYAAAQNISFFEDPYDPRQWLAQMKGLENEPEKGIRCDRCFALRLQKTAAYASRNNISIFTTTLTISPHKSSQHILEIGQKIADENCLKFLARNFKKQDGYKKTMEIARSQNFYRQKYCGCVYSVR; encoded by the coding sequence ATGTCCAAAGAAAAGATCTTGATTCATGCCTGCTGCGCCACCTGTGCAGGTTATGTCCTGGAGCAGCTTTCTGCGGATTTTACTCCGGTCATCTACTATTGCAATCCTAACATTCATCCGGAGGAAGAATACGTGCTCCGGAGTAGTGAACTGCAGAAATATGCCGCTGCCCAAAACATATCTTTTTTTGAGGATCCTTATGACCCCCGGCAGTGGCTGGCACAAATGAAAGGTTTGGAGAATGAACCGGAGAAAGGAATCCGCTGTGACCGCTGCTTTGCTCTGAGACTTCAAAAAACGGCCGCGTATGCTTCGAGAAATAATATTAGCATCTTTACAACCACTCTGACCATCAGCCCTCATAAAAGCAGCCAACACATTCTGGAGATAGGTCAAAAGATTGCTGATGAAAACTGCCTCAAATTCCTGGCCAGAAATTTCAAGAAACAGGATGGCTATAAAAAGACGATGGAGATCGCCCGATCCCAAAATTTCTACCGGCAAAAATATTGCGGTTGTGTTTATTCCGTTCGATGA
- a CDS encoding polyprenyl synthetase family protein gives MIEVYSVESELKTVETEMNKEMQFNSSTLDDLLNLPMNNLDRYMSPALVLSVSCMTGKISKTILSLATVFQYVFLAHHIHKLITDEDMSEHSRQFPVLTGDFMFGQTLKKVCQEDIFPYAGQFVKLIKTINEGILMRWRYKNKRIPFQEYNMILGNERASLTALAVKLSAKLSGIPQTYIDKLENFGYCIGMAWAASEEPACASILQENLSRAEENLAQIRDYLPIKPLQELMEFLYAEIERNKKAGTGVLQ, from the coding sequence GTGATCGAAGTTTATAGCGTTGAATCGGAACTAAAAACAGTTGAAACAGAAATGAATAAAGAAATGCAGTTTAATTCATCAACGCTTGATGATCTGTTGAATCTGCCGATGAATAATCTGGACAGGTATATGAGTCCGGCCTTGGTTTTGTCTGTAAGCTGTATGACCGGAAAAATCAGCAAAACGATTCTTTCCCTTGCAACCGTTTTTCAATATGTTTTCTTAGCGCATCATATTCATAAACTGATTACTGATGAGGATATGTCCGAGCATTCCAGGCAGTTTCCTGTACTGACAGGGGATTTTATGTTTGGACAAACTCTGAAGAAGGTATGTCAGGAAGATATATTCCCATATGCCGGTCAGTTTGTCAAACTAATCAAGACAATCAATGAAGGCATCCTGATGCGCTGGCGGTATAAAAATAAGCGTATCCCTTTCCAGGAATATAACATGATCTTAGGCAATGAAAGAGCTTCTCTGACGGCGCTGGCTGTGAAACTCAGTGCAAAGCTTTCCGGGATTCCCCAAACTTATATCGATAAACTGGAGAACTTTGGGTACTGTATAGGGATGGCTTGGGCAGCTTCGGAAGAGCCAGCCTGTGCTTCAATATTACAGGAAAATCTCAGTAGAGCAGAAGAGAACCTGGCTCAAATCCGCGATTATTTACCGATCAAGCCTTTGCAGGAATTAATGGAATTTCTATACGCGGAAATCGAGCGAAACAAAAAAGCCGGTACAGGGGTCTTACAATAA
- a CDS encoding (Fe-S)-binding protein, which produces MSRKRKVLGLLSLKLIIFLVLTGLAVYAFVHALSKKIRILTLGAKENRFDNPRKRLKNFIVNVLLQGKMLREFYGYIHLFIFWGFIFIALGEIPFMVEGLFPSVHVPLLGTSPYFYLIKDILSTLVFVGLIIGVIRRWIVKPKRLYRTPEAAIIVILIFLVIITEWLTSGAKVVLDANSAYNLAFIYHLFAGLYQGYSAETLSVIIEICWWTHVLIILGFLVYIPNSKHMHLLASPFNGYFATLKPAGGQVPAMDLLDEKVTEYGVGRIENFTWKQLLDCFSCGECGRCMDNCPANISGKPLNPKKLLSRELKDHLLEKGAEMTKLGLKSTAHLTDEDFRKIAKEDRECAEILQKHLIGDIFTRDELWSCTTCSACQTLCPVSNEHVNKIIDMRRYEVMNENNYAPELQLAFRNVESKYNPWGVSWSERAGWAKDLDIPVMKTAENPEYLFWVGCAGSFDNRAKKVSVATAKILKAAGVNFAILGREEKCCGDFARRAGNEYLFQFMAKENVGILNNYGVKKIITTCPHCFNTLKNEYPELGGNYEVIHHTQFINQLIGEGKLKLNKDVRLPEQRIVYHDSCYLGRYQQEYDAPRALFNKIPGVQLVEMDRNHDKSFCCGAGGSRMWMEENLGDRINNLRVEQALSKDPQAIGANCPYCITMLEDGVKDKAKPERNVHVVDPAELIAKMI; this is translated from the coding sequence ATGAGTAGGAAAAGGAAGGTGTTAGGATTGCTTTCTTTAAAGCTGATTATATTTTTAGTACTGACAGGACTTGCAGTTTATGCATTTGTTCACGCCTTAAGTAAAAAAATCCGTATTTTGACCTTAGGCGCGAAAGAAAACAGGTTTGATAACCCGCGCAAACGTTTGAAGAATTTTATCGTAAACGTTTTATTGCAGGGCAAAATGCTCAGGGAATTTTACGGCTATATTCACTTGTTTATTTTCTGGGGATTCATATTCATTGCCTTAGGAGAAATCCCGTTTATGGTCGAAGGACTGTTCCCCTCCGTCCATGTTCCTTTGCTCGGAACGAGTCCCTACTTCTATCTAATTAAAGATATTCTGTCGACACTTGTATTTGTCGGTTTAATTATCGGTGTGATCAGAAGATGGATCGTTAAGCCCAAACGTCTCTACCGAACGCCGGAAGCCGCGATTATCGTGATTCTGATCTTCCTGGTTATTATCACCGAGTGGCTGACCAGTGGAGCCAAAGTTGTCTTAGATGCAAACTCTGCCTATAACCTGGCCTTCATCTATCATCTGTTTGCCGGACTGTACCAGGGCTACAGCGCTGAAACGCTCAGTGTCATTATTGAGATCTGCTGGTGGACCCATGTGCTGATCATTCTCGGGTTCCTGGTCTATATCCCAAACTCCAAGCACATGCATTTGCTGGCCTCACCGTTCAATGGCTATTTTGCTACATTGAAACCTGCCGGCGGTCAGGTTCCGGCAATGGATCTGCTAGACGAAAAGGTTACGGAGTACGGTGTAGGAAGAATCGAAAACTTTACCTGGAAACAGCTGCTGGACTGCTTCTCGTGCGGAGAATGTGGCCGTTGTATGGATAACTGTCCGGCAAATATCTCCGGTAAACCGCTGAATCCGAAAAAGCTCTTAAGCAGAGAGCTGAAGGATCATCTTTTGGAAAAAGGCGCTGAGATGACCAAGCTCGGTCTTAAATCCACAGCTCATTTAACAGATGAAGATTTCAGGAAGATTGCCAAGGAGGACCGTGAGTGTGCGGAAATACTTCAAAAGCATTTAATCGGCGATATCTTTACGCGCGATGAACTCTGGTCCTGTACGACCTGTTCAGCCTGCCAGACCTTATGCCCGGTATCGAATGAACATGTCAACAAAATCATTGATATGCGGCGGTATGAGGTGATGAATGAGAACAACTATGCACCTGAGCTGCAGCTCGCTTTCCGTAATGTTGAAAGCAAATACAATCCGTGGGGTGTCAGCTGGAGTGAGCGTGCTGGCTGGGCCAAAGACCTTGATATTCCGGTTATGAAAACGGCAGAAAATCCGGAGTATTTATTCTGGGTCGGCTGTGCCGGTTCTTTCGACAACCGCGCGAAGAAGGTTTCCGTAGCTACTGCCAAAATTCTTAAAGCTGCCGGCGTCAACTTTGCGATCCTTGGCAGAGAAGAGAAATGCTGCGGTGATTTTGCCCGCCGTGCCGGCAACGAATATCTCTTCCAGTTCATGGCCAAAGAAAATGTAGGCATCCTGAATAACTATGGCGTGAAGAAGATTATCACTACCTGTCCGCACTGCTTCAATACCCTGAAAAATGAGTATCCGGAACTTGGCGGCAATTATGAAGTGATTCATCATACCCAGTTCATTAACCAGCTTATCGGAGAAGGTAAGCTGAAACTGAATAAAGACGTTCGGCTGCCGGAACAAAGAATTGTATATCATGACTCCTGTTATCTCGGACGCTACCAGCAGGAATATGATGCACCAAGAGCACTCTTCAATAAGATTCCGGGGGTTCAGCTCGTCGAGATGGACCGCAACCATGACAAGAGCTTTTGTTGCGGTGCAGGTGGATCCAGAATGTGGATGGAAGAAAATCTGGGTGACCGTATCAACAACCTAAGAGTAGAACAAGCACTTTCCAAAGATCCTCAAGCCATTGGCGCCAACTGCCCGTACTGCATTACGATGCTGGAAGACGGCGTCAAAGATAAGGCTAAACCTGAGCGAAATGTTCACGTTGTCGATCCGGCCGAACTCATTGCAAAAATGATCTAA
- a CDS encoding flavodoxin family protein yields MLVVALNGSPKPNGNTAQSLKIVLQELEKEGIQTELLQLGGKPIFGCKVCGKCAQSADRSCPGHDDELNPILQRVFEADGILIGSPSYFSNMTPEVKAFIDRCGIVNGANGRLLTRKVGATVVAARRAGTNFVFSSINLFFGITEMITVGSSYWNMTLAHKPGNVQQDEEGIRTFQTLGKNMAWLLKKINQE; encoded by the coding sequence ATGTTGGTTGTTGCACTTAATGGGAGCCCAAAACCCAATGGAAATACGGCTCAAAGTCTTAAAATCGTTCTTCAGGAATTAGAAAAGGAGGGCATTCAGACCGAACTGCTGCAATTAGGCGGAAAACCGATTTTCGGCTGTAAGGTCTGCGGAAAATGCGCTCAAAGCGCAGACAGGAGCTGCCCGGGCCATGACGACGAATTGAATCCGATTCTACAAAGAGTCTTTGAAGCTGACGGCATTCTGATCGGTTCCCCAAGCTATTTCAGCAATATGACCCCCGAAGTCAAAGCCTTTATTGACCGCTGCGGCATCGTTAACGGGGCCAATGGCCGTTTATTGACCAGAAAAGTTGGTGCCACCGTTGTGGCTGCCCGGAGAGCCGGTACAAATTTCGTTTTTTCTTCGATCAATCTATTCTTTGGCATCACCGAAATGATCACCGTAGGTTCCAGCTACTGGAATATGACACTTGCCCATAAACCTGGGAATGTCCAGCAGGATGAGGAAGGCATCCGGACATTTCAGACACTTGGCAAAAATATGGCCTGGCTTCTAAAGAAGATCAATCAGGAATAG